The genomic region GTGTAGGCTCCGTTGTCTAACACTAAAGTGGCCATCCCAAGTCCAAAGAAAGACCTCAAAGCGTCATTTCATCAAGTCAGCTTTGGTCCTGAATCGACGGGTCAACAACATACGGATGGACTGCCAACGCCGTCGGGCTGACTGAAGCCACCGGAAGTGCCTTGgaggccatcttacgttgccactttcGCCGTTTTCacgttcttttgttttgttttggtgtttaATGCCCGCAGTACTGTGGCATACGATTCATCTGTAATTTCGTCATCGACACACAAAAGTTTCTGCGTTGCCGCGTTTGGGCCGTTTCCGCTTTGCCGCGGTTGTCTACGCTCATTGGCCGATGCGTCAAGCGCCATAAGTCGTCCGGACGGAAACACATGCAAACGTCCAAAACTTCTCGTGATCCGTAGGGGcgaattattgtattttattgtattttcgcAAACacaaagtcaagtcatctttgtaGTTTGTAGAACGCTATCAAACAACCGCATAATGTTACAATCAAATGTCAGAATAAcaaatgtaaaactaaaaatgaaacgGGGTATTAGAGATGATTATATTAGTATTAGAAATTAGACGTGATCAAAACGAGAAAATGAAGGTTTATATAAGTAGCGGAGAGTGAGGTATTGTGAGACACCACCTGTAGAAAAAGAGCACATCGTGGCCATGTGACCAATTTGTTTTAAGCCcctcccaaaaaatattttttggggatgtaaaagtactttttttttttttgctttcaactTACAACTGTTTTTCATGTCAGCAACAGTAAGATAACATTTAGAATTGCATTCTTAGTGACAAAAAATACACGTGGCCTTCGTGCGGCAAATTCACACAAACGttgtcaaattttttttatcaacacaAGCACAAACGCAGCCAAAGTTTTagaacactttttatttttctacatctGCCGAAAGTCACAAATATTCATGAGGCACGACATGAAGCCCCACCTCCCCCGTaagggaaataaatacaaagtgaCTAATGGAAGCGTATCGTCACATCAAGCTCATTTTAGAAACatgaattcagaaaaaaaaaaaaaaaaaaaaattgggaatgAAAAGGAATCATTGTGCAACTAAAGTTTGTCGACCAGCTTGCCGAACAAGGACACGAGCCTCTGCGTGCTCTCCAGCTGCTCGGGTCCGATGTCGACGGCCGTCAAGTTGTGGCAAAACCCGCTCCGCGCCGTCGCTTCCTTCCCCGGCGCCGCGCCGCCGTCCGCCGTCTCCGGCGGACGGGCCCGATCCAGAAGCGCCCGGTCCCGCTCCAGGAACGCTCGATCCCTGTCCAGAAAGGCCCGGTCTCGATCCAGACACACCCGGTCCCGCTCCAGCGCCGCTCGGTCCCGCTCCAGAGTCGCCCGGTCCCGCTCCAGAGTCGCCCGGTCCCGCTCCAGGCCCCGCCTGTTGCGTTTGtggtcggcggcggcggcggggctgTCGCAGGACGCCGCCTCGGCGTCGTCGCTGTGGGCGGCGTCCGAGGCGAGGCCGTCGGGCGTCAAGGTGGCGTAGAGCGCCACGTCGTGCGGGTGAAGGTGGGGGTCGGCTTCCGTAGCCGCTTCCGTCTTTTGGTTACCGCTCGCCTCCGGGactagagaaaaaaataaataaatcactttcAGGAAGTGAACATTTCACTTTTAAACTCGCTTGATGGGTTTCTTTCAAAAAAGTGTCGTTCAATCCATTTTGGAgcgatcgaaaaaaaaaaaaaaaaagcaacacgcTTGGATTGAGCAGATGAATTCGCCGACATTTTCAGCCTCTCTCGCCCCCTGCTGGCCACACAAACTGACGTCAAAGTGTCCTCTGTCTTCTTCagggcaccaaaaaaaaaaaaaaagaaaaaaaagtgtcctcGGCCAACATGACGGCTCATCtataaaagtcaaaataaaaacggatagaaggggtaaaaaaaaaaaaaaatctaaatcatgcaaaaaatgtatacaaaaatcaaacaaacaaattaaagtaaaaatacaaaattcaaaaataaaaatataaattgataaaaaaaaaatacagaaaaaaaattgccattgctttccaaaaaaatgtgaattgataaaaaaatatatattgaaaaaaaaatctgttatggctcccc from Festucalex cinctus isolate MCC-2025b chromosome 3, RoL_Fcin_1.0, whole genome shotgun sequence harbors:
- the LOC144016585 gene encoding uncharacterized protein LOC144016585 isoform X2, with the translated sequence MTFSYRMTERDIRKLIELRASNSAIFTGQKHSAMRGWRAIRQELGLEGMVSARQLKKKWDNLKEKYRVLKKPPAGMERPGRPSWRWFQLMDEAASGRLAGSAKLLEPAALRDAHDHRVQPRFTFGDLAARASSLASDQQLVTVPEASGNQKTEAATEADPHLHPHDVALYATLTPDGLASDAAHSDDAEAASCDSPAAAADHKRNRRGLERDRATLERDRATLERDRAALERDRVCLDRDRAFLDRDRAFLERDRALLDRARPPETADGGAAPGKEATARSGFCHNLTAVDIGPEQLESTQRLVSLFGKLVDKL
- the LOC144016585 gene encoding uncharacterized protein LOC144016585 isoform X1, encoding MMKLSRMTRLHVSVSALVTERDIRKLIELRASNSAIFTGQKHSAMRGWRAIRQELGLEGMVSARQLKKKWDNLKEKYRVLKKPPAGMERPGRPSWRWFQLMDEAASGRLAGSAKLLEPAALRDAHDHRVQPRFTFGDLAARASSLASDQQLVTVPEASGNQKTEAATEADPHLHPHDVALYATLTPDGLASDAAHSDDAEAASCDSPAAAADHKRNRRGLERDRATLERDRATLERDRAALERDRVCLDRDRAFLDRDRAFLERDRALLDRARPPETADGGAAPGKEATARSGFCHNLTAVDIGPEQLESTQRLVSLFGKLVDKL